The Dyadobacter sp. 676 DNA window CCATTTCAGCCGCACTTCTATTTCCCGCTTTTCCGGAACAGCGATTGTTTGATTGCCGTAACCATTATGCGAAAACACCAGCGCGCGACTACCGTCGTCGACCGCCATCGTAAACTCGCCACTGATATTGCTAACGGTGCCGTTCCGGCCGTTTTCGGAGAGAATAGTCACGCCTGCGAGCGGCTGGCCGAATTCGTTGCGCACAATGCCGGTAACCGTCCCGGTGAGCTCCTGCGCATGGAGCTGCATAACGGCAAGTATACCAACCAGCACCGGCATTATTTTCGATTTGATAAAATGTATCATAAATCCTTGAAAGCTAAGAGTCTTGAACCATTGATATTACCAACCTGGGTTTTGCCAGTCGGCCCCGGTAATCGAGCGGAGGCGATTGGCTTCGTTCAGGGGGATGGGCACCCAGAGGAACTTGTTGGTGTAGTTCTTGCGCTCGGTTGCACGCACGGGCCTACGGGTGTACGTGAAAGAACCGTCGGCCTTGCGGGTAATTTCCATGGCTGTCACCCAGCGGTCGGTTTGCGCAAGGTCACCGGTAGGTTTCGACCAGCGGCGCAGATCGAAATAGCGGTTTTCTTCCATCGCCAGCTCCACCCGTCGCTCGGCGCGGATGCGTTTGATCAGCTCCGCCTTCGAAAGCGAGGCGGGTAATGCCGGCATCCCGGCGCGGGCGCGGATTTCGTTCACGGCCTTCGCGGCGTCCGCCAGTTGTCCGGCCTCGGCGGCCGCTTCGGCGAAGTTGAGGATCACTTCGCCCAGCCGGAACAGTTTCCAGTTGGCCCCGGCGATGGGATTATCACCGCCCGAGTTGGGGTGCAGGAACTTCCGTTCGTAATAGCCCGTCCGCGTAGCCTTGCGTACGCTGGGGTCGATTCCCGTCTGCGGTTCGCCCTTGTAAGTGGCAATCACGCGGGTACGGTTACCGATCGGGGCAGGGTAATTTTCCACCGATTCCGGTGCTTCGGCGAAATTCCACATGGCCTTTCTTTTCGAACCATTGTAATAAATGGAAGCATAAAAACGCGGGTCGCGCTTCGCGTATGGATTTTTGGGATCGTAGGTTTTGTTCGCCGGGTTATAGTTCGGCTGCAAATGCTGCTCGTCGAGATACGGTTTGTCCAGGTTCAGCACCGGCTGGCCGTCGATGGTCTCGTAGGCGTCCACAAGCTCCTGCGTGGGGCATGTTCCCGATTTGTAGCCGTCCTGTGATCCGATTCCGTCGATATTCCAGATATTCCCCTGGTTCTCCCGGCTCTGAAAGATGGTTTCACGGTCCACCGGATTGGGCGCATATTTCATCGTCTGGGTGAAGTACTCATTATACAGCGCGGTCTTCTCATTTTTATCGGGCCCGAGGAATGCGACGTCGGAAAGGTAGGTCTGCGGCAGGTTCACTTTGTTGTACAGCTCATAACCGTTGGCCCGGAGATTTTCCAGCGACGTTTTATTAACCTGATACGCTTCCTGCCAACGATCCTGGCCCCCGTTATTCAACGGACTGGCGGCGAAAAGGATCATTTTGGATTTGATCGCCTCGGCCAATGCCTTGTTCACACGGCCGCCCTCGCTGTCGGTGGTAATGCGCCATGGGAGCTCCGCGGTATTCAATGCCACATCGCAATCTTCCATAATGAATTTGACAACCTCATAATAGCTGGCTTTCGTCACCGTCGAAAAGTCCTGCTGAAAGTCGTAGGGCTCCCGCTCGATCGGCAGCACGGCACCGAACCATTTCAACAGTTCGGAATAATAATAGGCCCGCAGCAAATGCGCCTCGGCTTTCCATCGGGCGCGGTCGGCCGGGTTGCGGACGGTGGCCTTGTCGATACGGCTGATGAAGATCGTGCAGTTGCGGATGGCGCTCCAGTAACGTGCCCAGTAATCGCCATTACCCGCATCGGAACTGATGTTTGTGATCGGATGGTTGCCTGCCGAGGCATCGCCATTGTACATCCGTCCCGACATGATCCAGGATTCGGCCTCGGCGTCGGTGTCCCACGACTCGTCGCTCCAGTTCACCGGACCCCTGCTCCAAAAGAAGTAGCGCGTGCCTTTCACGGGTATATTGGCATAGCAGCTGTTCAGGAATGCGCCTGTTTTGTCGTTATCGGCAAAAATCTCGTCCATCGTCAGCTTGCCGTCGGGCGCCATATCGAGCACGTCCTTGCAGGAAGTAACGGTCAGCGACGCCAGCGTGAATGCAAAAAGTAAAGTTCTCAGTTTCATATGGGCGGCTGCTTGTTAGAAAGTGATGTTCAAACCGAAATTGGCCATTTTGGTAACCGGGTAACCCAGCGAGGCGTCGTTTTCGGGGTCGAGGTGGCCCATTTTTAAATGAGCCCAGGTGAAATAGTTCTGCGCGCTTACGTACACCCGCATTTTACTCACGCCAATCGCTTTCAAGGAGCCCGCCGGCAGCGTGTAGCCGAGTACCAGGTTTTTCAGCCGCGTAAACGAGCGGTTCATTACGAAGAAATCGTTCGCGGTGTGATTGGTGTTACTGTGCGTGCTGAGCGCCGGATAGGTGATTTTTTCACCGGCGGCATAACGCTCCGGTGTCCAGGCCGTTTTATGATAATCGAAATAGGTTCCCCGGATAATGTACTCATACACACCCTGCTGAGAATAATTGCTTGAATATTTGCCTACACCCTGAAAGAATGTGGTCAGGTCGAAACCCTTGTATTCGAAAGTAAGCGAGAGACCGTAAATCACGCGGGGGATGTTGGAGTAACCGATGGGCGCCTGGTCCTTGTCGTCGATGATGCCGTCTTTATTCAAATCCACGTATTTGAAATCACCGACGCGTGGCTCCCCGAAGCCGTAGGTAGTGGTTTTAAGGTAACTATCCAGCTCTTCTTTCGAATTGAAATATCCGTTGCCATTGCTGTAATCGATCTTGTACCCCCACGACTGGTTGAGCGAAAACCCGGTGGAGCGGTAACGGTAGGCATAACTCTCATCCCGCACCGATTCGTCGAGAAACTTCACGGTGTTGTGATTATAGCCATAATTCCCTGAAACCATTACCCTGAAATCCTTCGAAAACGCCTTGTTGTAGGATAATTCGATTTCGTAACCCTTGTTGTCCACGAGGCCCATGTTCACTTTGGGAATATTGCCGAGCGGGACACCCTGGAATTCGGGCACCGTCCCACGCGAGATCAGGATATTGCTCCGGCGTTCTTTGAATACATCCACCGAAAGATTCAGGTCGCGCAGGATTTGCAGGTCCAGCCCGTAATTCTGCTTTTTAGCGATTTCCCAGGTGATGTTCGGGTTGCCCAGCAAGCCCTGATTAATTGTCTGACCCAATCCCAGGCTACCCAGCGGGCCTTTTGTCCCCCAGGGTAATATCACTCTGGTACAAAAACCGTGCGGTGCCCATCTTGTCGTTCCCCACTTTTCCATAGGAAGCCCTTAGTTTCAGGTTGGTGATATAGCGGTTGTTTTTGAGAAAACGCTCGTTGCTGATAACCCAGCCAGCGGAAAAAGCCGGGAAAAAGCCGTAACGGTGCCCCGGCGCAAACTGTTCGGAGCCATTATAACCCATATTGACCTCCGCCAGATAACGCTCGTCGTAAGCATAGGTCGCGCGGGCAGCCACTCCGAGGACGTTATAAGGAATTTCTCCCGCGGGCGTTTCCCAGGTATCGCGCTGGCCGAGGATCATGCCCGTCACATCGTGCTTGCCGCCGAAAACCCGGGCATAGTTGATCGAACCCTGCATATTGATATTGTAACGCGAGTCGGCACCTTTCGTGAGCGCGAGCAACGATTCGTCCGAGCGCTTTACGGCATAGCTCAGCTGGTCCTTCGCCATATCGATTTCGGCCAGGTACAACCGCTCCGATTTCTTACCCTGCATGGCCGTAGTGGCCTTGGAATCGTACGAAAGCATTCCTTTAAGACTAAGACCTTTGGTAACGACATTGCTCAAATCCCATTCCGCACCGAAAGAAGCATTCAAATTCGAACGTACCTCATTGCGCGCACCCATACGGTTCATGATTTCGAATGCGGAGCGGTCCATATACCCGGGGTCCACGATCTGCCCCGGAGCTACGCCGAAACCATCGATGGTGGTGGGGCCGGGCGTAATGGGCAGGATCGTTTGTGCCTGGTAAATGAGGTCGCTCATCATCCAGCCCGTGTCATTGTTATAAAGCCAGGCCGAGGGCATATTCACCTGCTCGATGTAGCTCCCGATGTTCAGGAATGATTTCAGCGAGTTGGTTACCTTGTAGTCCAGGTTCGCACGGAAGCTGTAACGGTCCATTTTAGCCGCAGGGTCATAGCCCAGCACCGATTTAGGTTCGGTATTGAGGTTACCGCCCTGGTGCAGGAAGCCGCCGTTCACAAAGTAGGATACCTTGTCGGTTCCGCCGGTAACGTTCATGTTAACACGCGTTTGCGGGGAATATCGGCGGATGTATTCGCGGTAATAGTCATGGTCCGGGTACATATATTGCCTTAGCATCGCCTTTTTGGCATAATCGGGGTCGTTCGGATCGAGGCCCGCAAGGGGATTGGCATATTTGGCCATCGTTTCCTCACTGAATGGCAGGGGTGTAATGCCGTCATTTCTGGAAGCCTCGTTGCGAAGGGCCATGTATTCAAGCGAATGCAAGCGCTCGGGCTCGCGGGTGAAGGACGAAAAGCTCTGTTCGGCATTGATCGTCAGCTCATTCTTACCTGCACTGCCTCGTTTGGTGGTAATCAGGATCACACCATTTGCCCCTCTTACACCGAAAACAGCAGTTGCGGAAGCATCTTTGAGGATCGAGACAGAGGCTACTTCGTTGGCATCGAGCGTACGGATGTTATCGCGGGGCACACCGTCGATGAGGATCAGCGGGCTGCGGCCATTGGTGGTGGCCGCACCGCGGAGGTACATCGTCGCGTCATCGCGTCCCGGCTGGCCCCCACCCGATTGGATGGAGGTCAGGCCCGGTAAGCGCCCCGACAAAGAGTTGGCCAAGCTTGCTGATGAACTCTGCTGCAATACTTCCGACGTAACCGACGACACCGAGCCGGTCACTGATACCTTTTTCTGCTCGCCGAAACCCACGACGACCACTTCTTCCAATGCTTTTTCATCGACTTTCAAAGTAATATCCAGGCTGGTGGCATTGCCTACCGGTACTTCCTGGCTGATGTAACCCACGAAACTGAATATCAAAACGTCCTTGTCTTCCGGCACCGAAAGCTGATAGATGCCTTCGATATTCGTAGACGTACCCACCGTTGTGCCTTTCACCACCACGCTTACACCCGGCACCGGTTCCCCTTTTTCATCGATTACTTTGCCGGTTACTTCGCGGTCCGCGTCCTTTGGAGCCGCATTTTGTATGGTTTCCGTTCTGAACGAAGTCTTTTTCCCGGCTGCTTTTCGCAGTAAAATAGTCTTTTTGGAAACCTTGTAATCGATCCCGAGCGGCCCAAGCAGTGTTTCCAGCACCGTATCCAGCCGCTGGTTCTGCGAATCGAGCGATACCTTGCGTTCGGCGTGGATCACTTCGGCGCTGTAAATAAAACGGACCTTCGTCTGGAGCTCTATTTTTTCCAGGACTTTCTCCACGTCCATATCGTTAACGGATATAGATATACGCTTACTCAAGATCTCCTGCGCACGCAGGTCTTTCGCGAGTGCGAGCTGCACACAGAGCATCCACAGCAAACACGGGACAATGCTGATTTTCATGATCTGCCAAATGATCTCCTTGTAATGTTTTCCCATAAGTAAAAAAGGTTAATGAAAGCTATTCGCAGCCGTCCGAAGCGACGCTCACCACACTGCCGCGCGTTTCGTACCGGGCATTCACGACCGCGCAAATGAGGTCGAGCTTTTCGTACACCGGCTCATCCCCCAGTACGGCCGTGAGTGTGCAGTGCGAAATGGCTTTCGGGTCGTATTGAATGCGTATGCCGTAAGTTTTTTCCAGCACGGCGAACACATCCGACAGCGGCGTTCGCCTGAATTCGAAGTCCTGGCTTTCGGCCGGCAAATTGAGCAGTACCGGCTTTTCCACGGTTCTGGTAACCATATTCTGGCTTTTCCGGTTAAATGTAACCTGTTCGTTTGGTTTCAAAACCAGCCTTCTGCCTGCCATCACCTCGCTTTTCCCTTGCGCCTCCAGAGCCGACACCTCGACAAACCCCGTTTTAACAACCAGCTCCACGTCGTCGTCCCCGTCATTTGCCTTAATACTGAAACTCGTGCCCCTGACCTTCGTTACCATCGAGCCTGCGTACACCAGGAAAGGCTGTGCGGGGTTTTTGACCACCTCGAAAAAAGCCTCGCCACGAAGTGTTACTTCCCGCCGATTTGCCGCAAAAACAGCCGGATAGGAAATGCGGGCGTTCTTTTTAAGCACGACCGAACTGCCATCCGGCAGATTTACCAGTTGGAAGGCGCTCGTACGGTTGTGAACTTCTATGGGCGACGGCGCCGTCGGACCGCGCAGGCTCGCCACCATGGCCGGAAGGTTTCGCAGGCCCTTTTTCTGATGGAACAATCCAAGAACCATTCCCAGGGCAAGCAAAATCATCGCCGCCGCTTTGAGCCAGTTGCTTTTCCACCAGGGCAATGGGCGCGTGGCGTCCCCGGGAATCGCATTCAGTATTTCGCTTACCCGCGACTTAACCTCGGCCTCCGGCAAAAGGTCGAGCTCGCCGCGTACCGCCAGCAGTATTTCCTTTGCCTGGTCGATGTTCGCGAGCTGGCCGGGATGGTTTTCGATCACTTCACGCCAGAATTCCTCCCGTTCGCCATGATACACCCACTGCTGGAACGCCAGGTCTTCGAGCCAATCCTTCACCTGGAACCGACTATAATTATTCATGGATTTTCTTTAACTATCTGCTTTGATACGATGAGTAAATCGCCGGCAAATAGTACCCATGGGTATCAAAAAAATTTCCGAAATTTTTCAGTACCAGGAGAGTTCGCCGCACAACGCAAGGAAAATCGCCGCATGCTGCCAGTATTCGCGAAGTTTCTGAATACCGTATTGCAGGTAATTGGCCACCGCCTGCCGCTGCAATCCCATCACGGTCGCGATTTCTTCATACGAAAGGTTTTCGTAGTATTTCAGATAGAGAGCTTCTTTCTGGCGCTTGGGCAGCGCTTCGATGGCCTTTCTCAGCCGATGGCTGGTGAGTTGGTCCGTTTCCTGAACGATCCAGTCGGATTCGGGCGAAATGTCGTCCTGCACGTCGTCGTCGCGGATGTCGGAAAACACCGCCTGCCTGCGGATCCGGCGGATCAGATTGTTCCGCAGCGATTGAAAAAGATAAGGCTTGATAGCGGCGATGTAGGAAAGCGTTTCCCGCTTTTCCCAGATTTCCAGGAACAGATCCTGGAGGCAGTCCTTGATCAGATCACGGTCCGCGGTAAATCGGGTCCCATAGTGATAAAGCGCCGCGTAATTCAGCTCGGTAAGCTCGCCGAACGCGCTTTTATCCCCTGCACAAAACTGCTGCCAGCGTGTGATCAGATAGATTTCGGGAGAACGTTCTGAATTTTTCACAGGATCAGGAATAGTCAGCGGTCTGTAATACGCTCATCGATGTCCGGCAAATGCGCGGCATCGGTACGTAAATATCTGTACTGACTACCTTTCAACTATCCTGCCCTATCATGCTTTTATTTAAAAATTTCTCCGATTTGGTCAATATTTACACCGAGCACCTTTTGGGCAATGGCATTCAAGGCAGCTTTATCGCCTTCGAAATGGAATGTACTCTGGCGGTGTGTAATGGCCTCGCCTTCTTTCAGCGCCTTCACGGACGAATTCGATTCTAATTCATAAAACGGTCCCATTTGCGTGCCGTCGGCCAGTTTGCCGTCGTTGTAGGCATTCAATGCATCGCCATCGTAAGGGTCTTTATGCAGCTCCCAGGTCGATTTCATGTACCGGCCCTGCGGATCGAGGTCGTATTGGATAATCGTCAGAATGCCTTTCCCGGCATCATAGCTTCCGGCTACATTCCGGGCCGATTTCGGCGCGATACCAATTTTGCTGCGGTGCTTGCCGTCGGCTTTGAGAAACAATATCGAGTCTTTGATAACAAGCCTGTCCGAGGGAATTTTACCGAAATAGTCGTCGGTAATGAGCGGCTTTTCGGACAATGCTCTGGAAAACGGGGCGATAATGGTGGTTTGGTCCGACGGCCGGAACATGCCGAGGAGCCAGATGCCGAGCATTCCGGTCTCGGGCTTCCATTCTTCGCCTTTGTTGGTCACTGAATTAATGGAGCGGTAAGCAACGGCTTTAACGCCATTAAATGCTGGCAGACCGAGCAGATCGGCCATATTTTCCTTTGTCAGCATCTCGATCTTCCGGCTGATCGCGATCACGAACGTCTTGCCCGAGTAGTTCTCGATCATCGCGTCGATTTGAAACTTCACCGAAGACGCATCCGACTCAATCGCTTTATAAGCAACCGTATCGATCAGCGCCGGCGTTTGCCAGTTTTCGAAATCGAAACGCTGCCCTTTTTTGAAATACACCGAAAACTGACCGCCCTCGGGAGAAAGCCAGAAACGTTCCTCACCGCCAAAACCATTCATATGCGGCCGGTACTGCCCGCTTTCAATGAGTTTGTAATTGATCCAGCCGTAACTGTTACCGACGTTACCATCGGCCGTGCTAGTCATCACCCGGCCCTGATAAGCCGGGATGACAATGGCTTGTGCTTCCGCATTGTCCGGCGCCGAGAGCACCACTGCTTCTTGGTATTTCTTCAAAAATGCCAGGTCATGGCCAAATGTACCGGCTGCCTGCGTTTGTGCTGTTTCCAATTGGTTATGATCACTTTTATGGTCCGACGAACAGCCCTCGGCCGCCATCATCGCCGTCAGCAATACCGGGTAATGCGCTTTCATGGCTATTCTTTCAAATAATTGCCATAACCGACGATCAGCACCGAAAGGATAATCACCAGAATACCGATGATAATCGAAGAAATGGTCTTCTTAGTTACTCCTTTCCACTCTTTCAGGACTAGTCCCCACGAGTTGGCGATGAGAATAATGAATGCCATGTGCAGGATCCACGAGCTCGGACCGTTGCCCAACTTGCTCTCGCCCATGCCGTAAAAGAAGAATTGCAGGAACCAGGTAGTACCGGCCAATGCGGAAAAAATATAGTTCGAGAGCAGCGGCGTCGACGGATCGGTATAGTTGCCGAAAGTTTTGTTGCGGGCATTGAGCAGCATGCACCAGATGAAATTGGTGGTAAGACCGCCCCACAGGATCACGACATAGGTCACATTGTTTTGGAATAAAAATTCACCCTGCCCCGGATTGGCCGCTTTCCAGATCTCGTTCGCTTCCTGGGCCATCACCTTTCCGGCGTCGATCCCGAATGCGAAACAGGCACTGAGAATACCCGAAATAATTGAAACCGTTAAACCCAGGCCGATTTTGAACTCGGTATTATCCTCGGCGGCACGACCGGCCTTTCGAAGGTCGGCGTCCTTCATTGCGCCCGCTTTCCCGCAAATGATAATCCCTATCACGCACACCAGCAACCCGGCGAGCACCCATTGGCCCCAGGCATTGCTGAAAAGCATGGAAATCGTGTCCTTACCCGGCTGCGGGTTGAATTCGTAATACACCGAGGGGATCAATGCCCCGAAAACCGAGCAAAGCCCGAGGATGATCGAGCTTCCGAGCGCCACACCCAGGTAGCGCACGCCGAGCCCGTACGTGAGGCCGCCAATGCCCCAGAGGACGCCGAAAAAGTAGGTAAGGAAAAGGATACCGCCGTTGGTATGCGCAATGATTTCGGTATAACCGGGAATGGTCAGATAAGCCGCCAGCGGCGGGACGATGAGCCAGGAGAAGAGCCCGCCGACGATCCAGTAAGATTCCCAGGCCCAGCCTTTGACCTGCTTGTAAGGAATATAAAAACTGCCGGAGGCGAAGCCACCGATGAAATGGAAGATAACACCCAGAAGAGCTTGCATGAATATTTTTCGAATTTTATCATGTAAGAGCGTTCTTCCGGGTATCTACTGCCAGCCGCGGCAAGTCTTTCGGGCTTAACTGCGCCTATTCGCCTACCACAACCTTCCTGACAGCACGCACATTACCCGCTTTAAACTCCACAAGGTACAATCCGGCGGGCCATTGCGCGGTGGATATTTGCTGCGTTTCGTTGGCACGGATAGCGCGGTTTTCGAGCATTCGCACACCACCCGCCGTAAGCACATCGAATGTGCCGGTTTGGGAAGAATATACTTTGAAAAAATCGACCGAAGGGTTTGGAAAAACCCTTACCTCGCCCGCATTGCCCGGCTCCATACCCGTAACAGACACAGGTAGTATATTAATCAGCAAACGCACACCACCGGCATTGTTGCCGATAGCCACGTCGGGCTTTTTATCTCCGTTCAGGTCGGCGACGGCCAGCGAGAGGTAG harbors:
- a CDS encoding DUF6786 family protein translates to MKAHYPVLLTAMMAAEGCSSDHKSDHNQLETAQTQAAGTFGHDLAFLKKYQEAVVLSAPDNAEAQAIVIPAYQGRVMTSTADGNVGNSYGWINYKLIESGQYRPHMNGFGGEERFWLSPEGGQFSVYFKKGQRFDFENWQTPALIDTVAYKAIESDASSVKFQIDAMIENYSGKTFVIAISRKIEMLTKENMADLLGLPAFNGVKAVAYRSINSVTNKGEEWKPETGMLGIWLLGMFRPSDQTTIIAPFSRALSEKPLITDDYFGKIPSDRLVIKDSILFLKADGKHRSKIGIAPKSARNVAGSYDAGKGILTIIQYDLDPQGRYMKSTWELHKDPYDGDALNAYNDGKLADGTQMGPFYELESNSSVKALKEGEAITHRQSTFHFEGDKAALNAIAQKVLGVNIDQIGEIFK
- a CDS encoding FecR domain-containing protein translates to MNNYSRFQVKDWLEDLAFQQWVYHGEREEFWREVIENHPGQLANIDQAKEILLAVRGELDLLPEAEVKSRVSEILNAIPGDATRPLPWWKSNWLKAAAMILLALGMVLGLFHQKKGLRNLPAMVASLRGPTAPSPIEVHNRTSAFQLVNLPDGSSVVLKKNARISYPAVFAANRREVTLRGEAFFEVVKNPAQPFLVYAGSMVTKVRGTSFSIKANDGDDDVELVVKTGFVEVSALEAQGKSEVMAGRRLVLKPNEQVTFNRKSQNMVTRTVEKPVLLNLPAESQDFEFRRTPLSDVFAVLEKTYGIRIQYDPKAISHCTLTAVLGDEPVYEKLDLICAVVNARYETRGSVVSVASDGCE
- the rhaT gene encoding L-rhamnose/proton symporter RhaT, producing MQALLGVIFHFIGGFASGSFYIPYKQVKGWAWESYWIVGGLFSWLIVPPLAAYLTIPGYTEIIAHTNGGILFLTYFFGVLWGIGGLTYGLGVRYLGVALGSSIILGLCSVFGALIPSVYYEFNPQPGKDTISMLFSNAWGQWVLAGLLVCVIGIIICGKAGAMKDADLRKAGRAAEDNTEFKIGLGLTVSIISGILSACFAFGIDAGKVMAQEANEIWKAANPGQGEFLFQNNVTYVVILWGGLTTNFIWCMLLNARNKTFGNYTDPSTPLLSNYIFSALAGTTWFLQFFFYGMGESKLGNGPSSWILHMAFIILIANSWGLVLKEWKGVTKKTISSIIIGILVIILSVLIVGYGNYLKE
- a CDS encoding SusC/RagA family TonB-linked outer membrane protein; its protein translation is MGKHYKEIIWQIMKISIVPCLLWMLCVQLALAKDLRAQEILSKRISISVNDMDVEKVLEKIELQTKVRFIYSAEVIHAERKVSLDSQNQRLDTVLETLLGPLGIDYKVSKKTILLRKAAGKKTSFRTETIQNAAPKDADREVTGKVIDEKGEPVPGVSVVVKGTTVGTSTNIEGIYQLSVPEDKDVLIFSFVGYISQEVPVGNATSLDITLKVDEKALEEVVVVGFGEQKKVSVTGSVSSVTSEVLQQSSSASLANSLSGRLPGLTSIQSGGGQPGRDDATMYLRGAATTNGRSPLILIDGVPRDNIRTLDANEVASVSILKDASATAVFGVRGANGVILITTKRGSAGKNELTINAEQSFSSFTREPERLHSLEYMALRNEASRNDGITPLPFSEETMAKYANPLAGLDPNDPDYAKKAMLRQYMYPDHDYYREYIRRYSPQTRVNMNVTGGTDKVSYFVNGGFLHQGGNLNTEPKSVLGYDPAAKMDRYSFRANLDYKVTNSLKSFLNIGSYIEQVNMPSAWLYNNDTGWMMSDLIYQAQTILPITPGPTTIDGFGVAPGQIVDPGYMDRSAFEIMNRMGARNEVRSNLNASFGAEWDLSNVVTKGLSLKGMLSYDSKATTAMQGKKSERLYLAEIDMAKDQLSYAVKRSDESLLALTKGADSRYNINMQGSINYARVFGGKHDVTGMILGQRDTWETPAGEIPYNVLGVAARATYAYDERYLAEVNMGYNGSEQFAPGHRYGFFPAFSAGWVISNERFLKNNRYITNLKLRASYGKVGNDKMGTARFLYQSDITLGDKRPAG
- a CDS encoding sigma-70 family RNA polymerase sigma factor, with amino-acid sequence MKNSERSPEIYLITRWQQFCAGDKSAFGELTELNYAALYHYGTRFTADRDLIKDCLQDLFLEIWEKRETLSYIAAIKPYLFQSLRNNLIRRIRRQAVFSDIRDDDVQDDISPESDWIVQETDQLTSHRLRKAIEALPKRQKEALYLKYYENLSYEEIATVMGLQRQAVANYLQYGIQKLREYWQHAAIFLALCGELSWY
- a CDS encoding RagB/SusD family nutrient uptake outer membrane protein; the encoded protein is MKLRTLLFAFTLASLTVTSCKDVLDMAPDGKLTMDEIFADNDKTGAFLNSCYANIPVKGTRYFFWSRGPVNWSDESWDTDAEAESWIMSGRMYNGDASAGNHPITNISSDAGNGDYWARYWSAIRNCTIFISRIDKATVRNPADRARWKAEAHLLRAYYYSELLKWFGAVLPIEREPYDFQQDFSTVTKASYYEVVKFIMEDCDVALNTAELPWRITTDSEGGRVNKALAEAIKSKMILFAASPLNNGGQDRWQEAYQVNKTSLENLRANGYELYNKVNLPQTYLSDVAFLGPDKNEKTALYNEYFTQTMKYAPNPVDRETIFQSRENQGNIWNIDGIGSQDGYKSGTCPTQELVDAYETIDGQPVLNLDKPYLDEQHLQPNYNPANKTYDPKNPYAKRDPRFYASIYYNGSKRKAMWNFAEAPESVENYPAPIGNRTRVIATYKGEPQTGIDPSVRKATRTGYYERKFLHPNSGGDNPIAGANWKLFRLGEVILNFAEAAAEAGQLADAAKAVNEIRARAGMPALPASLSKAELIKRIRAERRVELAMEENRYFDLRRWSKPTGDLAQTDRWVTAMEITRKADGSFTYTRRPVRATERKNYTNKFLWVPIPLNEANRLRSITGADWQNPGW